The genomic interval TGGAGGACGATAGGCAGTAGTGTTCCCTGGGTCAGTTTTATATATATCAATAGCTCAGGAAAAGGCATAGAGAGAGTAATATTTCAAAGTGTACAGATATCACCAGACTTAGAGGTGTGATATAAAGAAATGGTAGCAATATATTATAAAACGGAGGGAATAGATAAGCAGATTGGGCAAATGACAAATGTAATAATGCAGAGTGATACCTTTTTGCAGAAAGAATTAAAGGCGTACGATGTAGATTAGTTGGTATTGTTGAAAAGAGTCTGCAGTAGTTGAGCTGAAAATATGCATAATAACTTGAAAATGGCTGGTCAGGTCGAGAAAGTGATTAGTTCAATGGTTGGAATTCTGAGATCTATAAATTTAAATATGTAATTCAGTAGCAAGGCATTTATAGTGAACCACCGTAAAACTCTGGTCTGGCTACAACGAGAATCTTATGTTAATAATCAAAAACTGTTCAGACATGGGAGATGGCATATCCTCCTCCTCATCAATACCCCAGAGCTCCTTCTGTGTGAAACTGCAATTACTGAAGTACCTCCAGttagtcagactgcatttggtgCTCATTGAGTGGATTCCTCTTCACTGGAGGAAGCAAAAGTAGAGGGGCGGGTGAGCACCACGTTGTATGACAGTTGTCTGTCAATTGTTCACCCCCCCCCACTCAGATTCCTCTATCCTACATTGTTCTGTTGACCTCTAACCCAATGTAAGCTGCAAGGACAactaggttttttttacacaataTTCAGGATTTCACACTTTACAGTAATTTCAGATAATCAGTGACGAGGATGGAAAGTGAGGAAGGAGGTAGTAATGACAAACTGTGGTTGGGTGCACATGCATGCCAATAAGCACATCAGTAAATCTGTTACTCCTGAAAAGTTTACGTGtgtaaacacacacatacacatttttaaaataatttcatgCTGTTTTGCGTTCTGGTATAAGGAGTATCACATAAGCAGGCTCTGTTTTAATTGATATAATTGCGTTAAGTAGTAATCATGTATAAAATTAAGAGTTAATGCCACTCTAAAGTTTAAAGTGGCACAAGAGTGCAGATGCCGGAATTTGGATAAACAATAATAGGTTGCTTTTGCATTTCAGGCATTAAGCTAAAGTAGCCCTTGCTCGAAAAATGGCTGTCCTACTGCACTGCAGACGTATCCAAAGATCTCATTTAACAGATTGGCGGGTGCAAAAATGCCGTGGCAAAAGTAGGATCAAAAAATTAGAGAGCGTAGATATTCAGTGTACTGGCAGTGTCCTCCACCCCGAGTTCTACACGGAAGAAAACAGCTGGGGAGAGGAAATACGATATCAACCTCATCACGAGATCATCTGTACAGCACCGAATCTCCGGGCAAAttcaaaatgcaagaggaactcagcaagtcagacagcacgtCGCTGAGTTACGTGAGTTCCAATGTCTGCGGAAGATTCGCTAATCCATGGTAGGTACAGTACTAAGCATTCGGACAAACTGCAGTCCAGCCTCAGCGTGGCAACTGCCAATGCCCCGCAGTCCCTCGCCCAACCCGGCTCCCATTCGAGGTCTTCCTGTGACGTAGGGCAGTACGCCCCGTGACTAAATCTCGCGGGATCGCCTCCTCTTCCTTTTTCCAGCTCCTCGGGCGACATGGCTGTCGGTAAAAATAAGCGGCTGACCAAAGGAGGCAAAAAGGGAGCCAAGAAGAAGATGTAAGCCACCCGAGAGCGAGCCGCAAGCGTCGCGCTGATTATTCTCTGCGCAGAGCTGGGGTGAAATCGGAGAAAGTGGGACGGATGGCAGAGATGTTGAGTGGATTTATGAGGGCGGGCGGGGAAAGGGAGAGCGACGCCGGGCCTGGGCCGCTGGCTTAAAGCCGCGGCGTGCGGGTCTGTAACCGCGGTGAGGCTGAGCAAAGCAGAATCTCAGGGCTGTTTAATTCGGGCTGCTTTTGGACTCGGAGCCGGGATACTCTCTGTTGCCTCGGAGCTAGGCGGCGATGGACCAGCCAAAGAACGTGGACTGTTAGAATTTGAAGCAGGAGTTGGTTGTTCGTCACAGCCACTAAAATTCGAGGCTAAATCTTTATAACAGTGTTTCTTAGCCTACACTAAACCGTGGTTGTCCTAATTTCAAAACAAGCCTATCTGTCTTGGAGTATTCCAGACTTACAGTCCTTTGGACTGGTCTCGGGCCTGAAGGACTTCTCCCTTGTTTTGAGCGTCTGATCACTAGTATTGTGTACTGAGTCAGGGAACGTTTAATTATATTTATCTTGTTATATCCTATAGGAATTCTTTACATTTCGATGAGGGTCATTTTGTGATCCTTTATGAGTACAGGCCTAGTCTTCATGTGACAAAACTGGGAATTATTCTGAGGCTTTACCATCTATCGTAATGTTTGAACAGTGATTAGGCCCTGTAAACAGTATTTCAAGTGCATTAGTCTTGGTGATCTGGGTGCTGAACAACGAATGCTATTTTCACATTCCTCTCTAGATTGTAACCTGATTGTACCAGTTACTTTTCTGAAATCTTATTCTTATGTCTCTCCACAGTGTGGACCCTTTCTCCAAAAAGGACTGGTATGATGTCAAGGCTCCAGCGATGTTTAACATTAGGAACCTGGGTAAAACCTTGGTTACAAGGACCCAGGGAACTAGTAAGTGTTCTCCAGTATGCATCTTCTACCTGGCTTTGATTAATTAATCAGAACATAAGCTGTAAGGCTTAAAAGCAAAGACTTATCTCTAATGTACCAGTAGGTTAATGCAGTTTGTCAGTAAGCTGCTTTGTTATGTTTGAATAGTACTTGGCCTTTATGTTTAAAATCTATTTTAAATCTTGTAcaaagaacacaaaatgctggaggaaatcagcaggttggGTAACATCTACAGAGGAAAATGGACTATTGGCGTTTTGACTTGTGAGTCAGATCTCTTGTGTTTTTTGTATAAAGCAGCTATTGTTTAGGCCTTTTGACATTCCTGTTGATACCTAATTGAAAATTAGATAAGTAAAAATTGATTGTTAACTTTATAGAGGTTTTGATTTTCCTCATAAGTAATTTCTGTTTAATATACAGAAATTGCCTCagaaggcttgaagggccgagtATTTGAGGTGAGTCTTGCTGACTTGCAGAACGATGAAGTGGCCTTCCGCAAATTTAAGCTGATCGTCGAGGATGTTCAGGGCAAAAACTGCCTGACCAACTTTCATGGGATGGACTTAACACGTGacaagatgtgctcaatggtcaaAAAATGGCAGGTAAAGTTATTGAACTGTTGTCTGTGATTTGAATTGTGAATTTTGCTTTTATATAATTTTGAGTGAATTTACTTGTTAGTACCTAATTATCAAGCACCTAAGGTAACAAAATTGGTTCTTAGTATAAAGTAGCCCAATCAATTATGTTGTCAAATTAATAAGGTATAgaataaaactgcagatgttaTAAATCTTAAGTGCTGGAAAATCAGCTCATTAGGCCACTCCTGTGGGAAGATCCacaatgcagcctgacctgctgagtagttacagtaatttctgtttttatttttagtAAGGAAACTGCATGGGCTTtgatttgttccttttttttaatgtactCAGAAGTTTTCTAATTGCATTCATTTTTCATAAAAGAGATGTTGCACAGGAAAGGCACTTCAGCTAAAAGAGTCAGCGTCTGTTTTTACACTAATCCAGCTCTTGAATTTTATTTTCATCAACTCGCCCAACAATCGCCAGGCTCTAACGCTCAGTCAcatacaatggccaattaacctatcagatGTCACTTATTTGTGATGTATGGAGGAGACCAGAGCATCCATCAAACCCtgtgtggtcacagggaaaatgtgctgGTTCCCCTTAGCATTGGAAGTTGGGATTGAACATGTGTTTTACTGCTTTCATTGCTGTCTTTCTAAGCGGACTTGCACCATCGCAGAGCATGGTTAGGCTGCTTCAGATAGTTGAATATCTTTAAGATATAATCCGCTTTTATTTAGATATCCAGTCAGTGGCCAGAACCGCTTGCAGTTCATCTCGCACAAAAGCATCAGTGTTCTGTATCTATTTTCTGCCAGGAATTTCAAATCTTTGTTGAACTTTGATTAGCAGGATCTTGAAGGTATCGGGTAGAATGGAGCTCCATAGACATACAGTATTTGTTGTCTAACTTGATGCTTAATTGAATCTCTGAAACTGCTGGGAAGGAAGTATGAAAAGTTACTATTTTAAACTGCATCTCTGGCTGATTTTTTTTGGTAGATGCAAATTATTCTGAGGAGCAACTGGAGTTGCTATTTTTCAGTCTTATCCACACCAAAGAATTGATAATGTTTTGAGACCGATCTTAAACAAAGACCCTGTCTGCTCTACTGGGTGAAAGTTTACATGGTGCTGTATTGAAAAGTAACTGTAAAGCTATTCCTGTTGGCAAGTCTTTTCTGGTTACCTTGACATCATTATATTTATTTTAGTGTGAGGTTCTTGCTCTGTTTCATACCTCGGTGTATTGAGGACATCATTTTTTCTTGCTGATTATAATGGTTTTACCATTTGTTCTCTGATTTCCATTGTAGACTATGATTGAAGCCCATATTGATGTCAAGACTACAGACGGGTACCTTCTGCGCCTTTTTTGTGTAGGCTTTACAAAGAAGCGCAACAACCAGATCCGTAAAACCTCCTATGCTCAGCACCAGCAGGTTCGTACGATCCGCAAGAAGATGGTTGAAATCATGACCCGTGAAGTTCAAACCAACGATCTCAAGGAGATTGTCAACAAGTTGTGAGTAATCTGAACTGTCAATGTTCCTATTTCTCTTAACGCTCCAATATTTTACATTTCACTGAAGCATGGTTGAAGTGAGCTTGTGCAAAGTGGCAGATGCTAGTAAAATAATCATGTATATACTAATGAAATGGCTGAAGGAGCTAAAAATAAATACAACCCTTGAGTGAGCGATGGTTAACTGGAATCATAGGTGCAAGTGCACTGTCCtcaaggatatactggctttggaggtagtGCAGAGGGGCTTCAGGTTGATTCCACAGATGAGTGagattgaggagagattgggTCACCTGGGATTCAGAAGGATGTGAGGAGATCTTATAggaacaaaattatgaaagggacaggaaagttatttccactggtaggtgagactagaactagaggacatggtGTCAAGATTTGGGTGAGTAGATTTAGgtcggagatgaagaggaattgtttttcccagagagtggtgaatctgtggaattctctgcccaatgaagcagtggaggctcccTCAGTAAATAAATATAAGACAAGATTGGGTAGACTTTTgcctagtaggggaattaagggctatggggaaaaggcttgtaggtggagatgagtccatggccagatcagccatgatcttattggatGAGGAACAGGCTCGACGTGccagatggcctagttctgctcctattccTTGTGTTTATAGATCCCAGATAGTATCTGCAGTTTTACTCAACAAAGGATTTTAGCTGAAAAGCTCTGTATTCCAAGAGATGGTAGTTTTTCCAAATCCTAGACTGACTATTTATCCCATTAAATATTTGAATTCAAGTATAATATCCCCTCGGTCCACTTGGGCTGAGATGCTCCAGCATGTTTTAGTTATTACACAAAAGCCTTTGGTTACTGTTGTCACTTTGGCCTTAGATCTGAATCTGAGCGCTactatttttttatttaaattattaatacaTTTTACAGCACTCTGAAAACATCAGTGTCACTGATATTGAATGTCACCATTTAACCTGTCCATGAACTTGTGACCCTCAAAGGCAAACTGTAATGTAAGACTTTCTCCACCAGTGCTCTCTCTCAACTCCTGTATTTTCTGTCACTGTTACCGCCTCAAGGATGCACATGGCACTGATCTCTCGGGTCCATTCTTTTGACATTGTTGCCAGTGGGCCTTATTTCTGTGCCATTTTTTCAAATTCTTGGGTTCAGTCATGTAGACATTTAGAGCTTTTTCATTATGGACATTTCTTCTAAATTTCCTTcctcattcagtggccacttaagCCTGGCTGAACTTATTTTGATCCTTTGACTCCACTCACTTTTTTCAAATAAGGCCCAGGTAGAGTGAATAGAAAGGGCCAATGCCCCCTCTAGTTGTGGTCAACAGCATGGACAACAGACTTAAAGTAAATGGTGGAGGATGAAGGTAAGTGATTTTCACTCATGGCGGCATGGATCTGGAACTGGTTAGAAATTAATCACGCTTTGCCAGTACTTCCATATGTGCTTAAAGATTAGTGGCGCATCAGGAATAGGCTAGATTGCTCTTGATTGGAGCAGACCTGTTAGTGCAAATGGACTCTTGTGATGCATGTTTCCCTAATTCAAAGTGTGTATTCCTTTGCAACTCATTCTGGGCTTCCTACTTTGTAGCACTGATGCTTTGATTTGTGCTATTTATAAGTGCATAATTTTGTCCATTTTACAATTTCTAATCTTGCCTGTACCTTGCCTTTGAAAAGTTGCTTGTCATTTCTTTGGAGTAAGTTCCAATCaattcctgatatttattgttaACCTCTTTCAGTGTTCTTTAGATAGTACCTTCTCTCACCATGCCCTTTCAGGGCCAGTGTTCCTCCAAATTGTAAGATGCAACATTTCAATCTAATGCTTCTTCCCCCCCATCTTAAACCTACTGTTCACCAGGTCATTGGTCACATTTTGTCCCAGTTGCTGGACTTTGGTTTTTGTAACTCTTCATGAGAAGATTTCTTTTTCTTGCCTTCTGTTCCACTATCTATATTCAGTAGATCAGGCATTGCAGCATTCACGAGGTTGGTGGTTTTGGTACTGATGGGGTAGTTTTTGGATGCAGGATATTAATTAGTTGGTAAAATGATCTGAGCAATGACAGATTAAATTTCATCTTGCTAAGTGTGAGATGATATATTTTGGAAGATCTGAAATGGGTACTATTGAGGAGTAGAGATGAAGATGTCCAAAGGATACTAGAAGATGGTTAAGGCGTAGAATGCAAGATCAGAGAGGTTATGGTACAGTTTTAGTAATTATCAGGTCACAACTTGATTGTCATTTGTAGTTCTGCTCACCACATTGGAAACACTGAGTGCACTGGAGAGTATGTAACAGAGATTCACCCAAGACTCTTTAGAAAGGAGTATTTCAGTAATGAGACTGGATTTACTTTCCTTGCAATGGAGGAAGCTGAGGGTGGCCCTGGTTGGGCTATACAAAATCATCAGATGCATAGCGTTACTCATAAACTGTTCACCTACTGGGTGTCTAAAACTAGAGCCAAAGATTTAGAGGGAATAGGAGGAGTTTTCTCCTCCGGGTTTGTGTGTTTAGTTGGGAATGCATTATCTAGGGAGTTGGTGAAGAAGAAGAATTTTTAAACCATaaaacaagagcagaattaggccactcagcccatcatagctgatttattatctctcaacctaattctcttaccttctccctCTTATCTTTGACAtgctgactaaccaagaacctatcaacctctgatttcaatatactcaatgacttactTCCACAgatgtctatggcaatgaatttcacagatttgccaccctctggctaaagaaattccttttcacctcTATTCTAAATGAACGTCCGTCtcttctaaggctgtgccctctggtcctagactcaccctctgtaggaaacatccttcccacatccactctgtccaggcctttggATATTCGATGTGTTTcattgagatctcccctcattcttttcaACTCCAGCAAACCAGTAAACCTCTTGTTTTAATTCCACAGTCTCTGGCTCAGTTTCTTCCTCTTACTTTTCTCCATCTTGACATCAGATATTGATGCTTCAGGAGTAGTCTCaactagagccatcaaatgctgctcatatgaccctttcattctcaatatcagtctcatgaacctcctgtggaccctctccaatgctatcacACCCTTTCTTGTATAGGGGACCCAAATCTGCGCATAGTACTCCTAAGTGCAATTTGACCAATGGCTTAAAAAGTCTCAGCATCATATTCTTGCTTTTacgttctagtcctcttgaaatgaatatgatactgcatttgcctcctttaccaccaactcaacctgcaagtaaaccatcagggaatcctgcacaaggattcccaagtccttttgtatctctgatattttttgaattttctccctccttagaaaatagtctacacctatattccttttaccaaagtgcattccttacactgtatttcatctgccactttttccccattctcccaGTATGTCCAAGTTCTGCAGACTACCAGCCCCCTCCACCTAtttctgtatcatctgcaaacttggctacaaagtcaTCAATAtccgtcatccaaatcgttgacgtagaaaagcagtcccaatactgacccctgaggaacgccAACAGCCAACCAAAATAGGCCTCCTTTGATCTTCTATCCACATGAGCATCTCTTAGGTAATATAGGCtcttgctaagcagtctcatgtgcagcaccttgtcaaaggccttcagaaaatccaagtaaacaacatcgaccgactcctttgtctatcctgttaattcctcaaagaattccaacagatttctcttTAAGAGAATCactgactttagcctattttatcatgtaccctaaaacctcagccttaataatggactccaacatcttcccagtcaGGGTTTCCTGTCTTTAGCTTCCTGcccttaaagagtagagtgataaataattttccagtcctccagagctATTCAGAGCActagggtgtagtccatcaggatcttcagacctttcagcttcccaaccaACACCACCTTAAtaccaactacactcacttctgccccatgacactcttgaatttctggcatattgctggTGTCTTCTGCAGTAaaatctgatgcaaaatacttagttcgtctgcaatttctttgtcccccattactacttctctgtcattttccagtagtccagtGTCCACTCTCACCTTGTACTCTATTGTACAGtatatctggggggggggggggaagtatccCATGATagttttggctagcttaccttcatattcaatCTCTTCTCTCCTAATGTTCTTTTTTGTTGCCTTcatttggtttttaaaagcttctcaattctttaacttcccactaatttttcctatattatttactctctcttgcttttatgctgtcttttgcTTCCCATTTCAGCTATGATTGCCTGATCGTCCCTTTAGAAAACTTAATTTTTGGGAGGCGCCTATCCTGCATTTCCAAATTACCCTCAGAAGCTCCGActatgtccccttccaatcaactttggccagctcctctcgtGCATCTGTAATTGCCATTACCCCACCAAAATACTGATACACTTGACTTTATCTTAAACTGctgggtgaattttatcatattatggtcactacctcccaaGGGTTcgtttatcttaagctccctaatcaaatctggttcgttacacaacacccaatcgagAATTTCCTTTGCTTTAGTGAGCTCAATCACaagatgctctaaaaagccaactcataGGCATTCTAATTCCCCCTTTTTGGATTCATCATCAACCTGACTTTCCCACTGTATCTACATATTGAAATCTATATTCCACATCCTGTCTACTGCTTGCGGGCCTGTATGAAACCCACAAGggtttttcacccttgcagtttcttaactctatccacaagaaTTCTACGTTGTGGTGGCATAGAAGGCTACAGTCCGAACTGTGGTAAATGGTTGTAGTATGGATGGGGACTGCATCGTTGGCAGCTGTGATGagccaaaggatctgtttctgtgctacgtGACTGCAAACCACTGCCAAATTACATTGAACTCTTGACATGCACTTTTTCAGGCATCCTGGTTCTTCCTTTAAATGGTTACTCCCTTTTCGGTGACAACTTCCTGCACAGGACACAAAATGCATTCCACTTTGTTCCTTTGTTTATCCACTGTCACAGGGGTCCAAAAAAGTATTCCTGCCATTTTGTTGTTTTAAAATTAGTATTTCCATAGTATATTGGGGAGATTAAAATAGACTGCTTTGATGGATACGCATCTGACACTGAGCTTTGAATGAGCTTTAATTATCGGACTGAATCTATTTATTCTTGGTTTCCTGTACTATTCAGTTGGGATTCATTGGATTGTAAAACAGGCCTTTGACCAGACACTTATTTTCTCACCTGTGTTTTCATTTCTGGCAAATCATATGTGATTTTATTTGAATACTGCCATTACTCCAGCAGAGTAAGTTAATGGAGAGGATAGTTGCTAAAGTCCTTTTGGCTGACCCTGCAAAAGAACTGATTTTGTGAGGTAAAGTTCGAGAAACTTAATGTTCAAGTCCCTATAATCATAGCATTCTACCATTCACTTTTTAGGATACCAGACAGCATCGGAAAGGATATTGAAAAAGCTTGCCAGTCCATTTATCCACTCCATGATGTGTTTGTCCGGAAAGTCAAGATGTTGAAAAAGCCCAAATTTGAATGTAAGTTCTGCTTCTGGATGCCTTTCCACATTTGAAACTTTGTGTTCTTATTATATCAGTGTCAGTTTGTGAAATTCAAGACTGAGAATATGTTAATTGGTATTTAAGGATTTGTTATTTATTGCACTGTGGAGTTTATTTTGTGTCCATCTGTTGAAGGTTCCAGTCCTGCATGAAAATACTTTGAACTGGTCAATAATTAGATCTGAATACTCTTGATTATTAAGTGAAGAACAAACTTGAGGTGACTATAATTGGGTGGAGCTGGAAGGGGTTAATTTTGAGAACCCACATGACTTGAAGGACTGCTGCTTAGCATGGAGCATCAATGCTTGGGACATTGGGTAGCTAGTAGATGTGAAAATGTGTGGTAGGAAACCAGGGTGTGATACTTTGCAAGGGAGTTAATAGTTTAACTAAGGATGGCATCAGTTTATCCCTGTGCCATTTACAAACACcacactgtaattgatttcaGCAAGGTAAAGGATGGTAAGAAAGTTGAGGGCGAGGTTAAATGTTCTTAACAATGCAGTATAGAATTTAAGCCTGAAAGAGGCTACAACTATATGATATTCTCTTGATTTGATAAGACAGGTAGTCTTATAGTATAAAACTGTAAAGATTTAGCTGCCTGTTATCAATATCTTACTAAGCTTTGAGGACAATTTTGGACCTTGCTAACTATGTTTCAAGTAATCAATCTTTCAATGTACAGGTGAAATGCTGACTCAACTACTAATTAATAACCCTAATAAGTTTTAAATAAAATATAGGAACTCATTTTTGGTGAAATTGTCTGAATTCTCAAGGCAATAAGCTTAGAAGAAGTATCCAATGTTTTTTATAAATGCATACTTGAAGTGCAGTATGTAACTGTACCCTTTTATCAAAAAGATTTTTCAATCTTAGTTGGCAAGTTTGTAAATATTAAATCAGTTCATCTGGAAATGTCTGAGGTGGTCAAAAGGGTTAATAATGCAAGGATAGATGTATTCATCTGTCCTTCATTCCTGCTGTTCAAGATCAGACTGATGGACCTCAGTGCCAGTTTCTTGAATTAATCTGGTATGTTCTGATTCTAAAATTTGAGCAGCTCTCAATCTTAAATATACTGAGTGTATGAGACTGCATGGCCCTCTTGGGTAGTGAGTTCCAGCGACACTTTGTTAGTGTGAAGTAATTTATTTACACTTGTCCTACATGGCTGTCTACTTTTTTTTACAACTTTTGAATCCCACTCTGGGCATTCTGGAGTAGGGAAGCATTACTCTGCTTCTGTGTTGCCAAGCCCCATTAATATTTTGCATAAATTGAGATCACCTTTTATTCTTTCAAACTCTGGGCCCAGTTGGTTTATTTATTTTACAGCAAATTCATCCAAGGTCTTGGGTTGGTATACCTTTGCACAATATTTAAAATAGAGTCTCACCAGGGATCTATAATAATTGGTGCAAGATGTGTCTACTCACTTGTGAACTTGTGTTGACCTTAATTGTATTTCCAAATGCTTGATAAACCTCCAAGTAAATTCTTTAATACACTGTGATCCTTCTGAACACGAGAGCCTTCTAATCTCTCACCTTTTTAAAATATACTTTGCCTTCCTATCTCTTGCACCAAACAGATGACTTCATGTTTTTCCTCATAATGTATCCCATGACTATTCATTTTATCTACATCCtactcgattttcagaaggcatttgataaggtcccacataggagattggtgggtaaaatcagagctcatggcattgcggagaagatattgacatggatagaaaattggttggcagatagaaagcaaagggtagcggtgaatgggtgtttcttggaatggcaggtggaaactagtggggtgccacagggctcggtattgggaccacagctgtctacgatttacatcaacgatttagatgaaggcattgagaataacatcagcaagtttgctgatgatactaagctgggtggcagtgtgacatgtgatgaggatgttaggagaattcaggatgacttggataggctgggtgagtgggcaaatacttggcagatgatgtttaatgtgaatgagtgtgaggttattcactttgggagtaagaacaggaaggcagattgttatctgaacggtgtagagttaggtaagggagaaatacaaagagatctaggagtccttgttcatcagtcactggtgaatgagcaagtgcagcaggcagtgaagaaggctaatggaatgttgaactttattacaaagggaattgagtacaagagcaaggaaatctttttgcatttgtacagggccctggtgagaccacacctggagtattgtgtacagttttggtctccagggttaaggaaggacatcctggctgtagaggaagtgcagcgca from Hypanus sabinus isolate sHypSab1 chromosome 3, sHypSab1.hap1, whole genome shotgun sequence carries:
- the rps3a gene encoding small ribosomal subunit protein eS1 — translated: MAVGKNKRLTKGGKKGAKKKIVDPFSKKDWYDVKAPAMFNIRNLGKTLVTRTQGTKIASEGLKGRVFEVSLADLQNDEVAFRKFKLIVEDVQGKNCLTNFHGMDLTRDKMCSMVKKWQTMIEAHIDVKTTDGYLLRLFCVGFTKKRNNQIRKTSYAQHQQVRTIRKKMVEIMTREVQTNDLKEIVNKLIPDSIGKDIEKACQSIYPLHDVFVRKVKMLKKPKFELGKLMELHGEGGSGTSKPSGEETGAKVDRADGYEPPVQETV